The Rhizoctonia solani chromosome 1, complete sequence sequence ATACAACAAACTCGCCGCGTTACCCGAGGCACTGAAAGACGTTGAAACCGCTATCAAAGTTGACCCCAAGTTTGGTACGCATTCTCCGATCGATAAAATACGTTATTTTAATTTGTGTTTGAATTTCAGTCAAGGCCTACATTCGAAAGAGCACAATTCTATTTGCGATGCGCGAGTACACCAAGGCGATGGAAGCCGCACAGGAGGTATGTTGTGTACTTCCAAACAACTCTAGTGTGTGAATTAAACGCTTGCTTTTTCAGGCGACGGCGGCCGACACAGAGAAGCAGCATACGCGGGAAATTGAACAGCAAATGGAGAAAGTGGCACGCGCTCTATATGAACAACAATCTGGGGAATCGGATGAGCAGACGCTGGAGCGTGCAATGAGGGATCCCGAGGTGGCCGTAAGTGGAAATATCATCCATTCATTTGATCTATGATAACTGATGCCGATGGGGTTTAGTCGATTATGACCGACCCTATTATGCAACAAATCTTACAACAAGCACAGCAGAACCCTGCTGCGTTGCAAGACCACATGAAGAACCCGATTGTTGCGAAGAAGATTCAAAAGTTGATAGCTGCTGGTATTATCAAGACAAGACGGTAGATATGTTGGGCGTAAAATTATCTGTTGTAATTTTTGGTTGTATTGAATCTCTTATGTTTCATTTGAACGTGATGAGGCTTATTGCATGACATACTGTCGGCTGGCGCCGTGTCCCATTGGTATACGGGCCTGGATACAGTTGAGATACAGATATGCACTTGATAAGGTCAACGCGATAGCCGCTGATGAGCATCGTTTCCACGACTCTGTGCGAAAACCACGACGCCAGGTGACGCCAGGGCTGAATTTAGCCCCACCCAGTTAGGTGGAATTTGAAATGACTCGATAACGCGCATAAATATCTTGATCGACGCGCCCCCAGGACctcatcccaaccacccgCCATGTCGACACTCAACGTAGATGCAAAGCATATCCCTCGCTCTTCGTCACCGTTCCCAAATACGCCGGTGACTGACAAGAAGGGCAACGAAATTAAGACGGTAGGATATAAGCGCTTTGGATTCGACTCGGAGGTCCCGATCGATATCCTGCGTTCGCTGTACCTCCGCCCACACTACGTTGCGACTGTTTCAGGGGACCAGGAAGACTCTCAAGTAGCCCAATTTGTGACTGGCCAGTTTGCAGAATATCAGTCCAAATCGATCTACCATCCCCAGACCCAGTCTATCTCGTATACAACCCTAAGTCGCTTCCCCCCCGTGAAATTGCTCCCCAACAGCGAGAAGAAACGCATTCTTGTCACTGGTGGAGCCGGTTTCGTTGGGAGCCATCTCGTCGACCGCCTCATGCTCCTCGGTCACGATGTTACTGTCCTTGATAACTTTTTCACCGGTTCCAAGACTACTGTCTCTCACTGGGTCGGTCATCCCAACTTTGAGATGGTCAGACACGATGTAATCGAACCATTCATGATTGAATGCGACCGTGAGTGAATGGGATGCGCATGTATGCGATACATCTCTAACATTTGAGTAGAAATCTATCACCTCGCGTGCCCTGCATCGCCCCCGCACTATCAATTCAACGCGGTCAAGACTATAAAGACTTCATTTATGGGCACTCTAAACATGCTTGGATTGGCCAAGCGCACCAAAGCGCGTTTCCTCATCACCTCGACCTCAGGTAAATTATCCTCCCATTTTCTCCTACGACACTTGTTGACCCATTAACAGAGGTATACGGAGACCCAGAGGTCCACCCTCAAAGCGAAGAGTAGTATGTGCCCCTATCTTCACTTAAAATTTTTGCACACGGCTAACACGTGCGGGAACAGCTGGGGTCATGTAAACCCTATCGGACCTCGCGCATGCTACGACGAGGGAAAGCGTGTGGCTGAGACGCTGACCTATGGGTTCCATCGCAGGACGGCGTCGATGTCCGCGTGGCGCGTATATTCAACACGTTCGGCCCACGCATGAACGTGCGTTTGCATGTCTGCTTAACTCGCTTCCCTTGCTGACAAAGTTTCCTCCCTCCACAGCCATACGATGGACGCGTCGTTTCGAACTTTATTATCCAGGCTCTCAAGGGCGAGGACATGACTGTATATGGCGACGGTCAACAGACTCGTTCGTTCCAATACATTCACGATCTCGTCGACGGGCTTATTAGCCTTATGAACTCGGATGAGACTCGCCCCGTGAACATTGGTAACCAGGATGAGTTTACGATCCTCAAATTTGCGGAACACGTAAGGGATATTGTGGAGAAGGTCCAAAAGGAAGATGGCACTCCCCTCAAGCCCAAGAACGGGACGGACAGAGTTAATATCATTCACGGCCCTATGCCAACCGATGATCCCCAGAAGCGTCGTCCCGATACTACGCGTGCAAAGGAAGTCCTTCAATGGGAACCCAAATGGACTGTGGAGATGGGTGTCGAGGAGATGGTTCGGTGAGTGCATATGCCCCAATCCTACCTGAAATTGGCTGCTAACCCTCAATACTACAGTTACTACAAGGCCAAGATGGCCGAGGGTGCTATTTAAACAAAAATCAAAGAATCGCTGCTTTCTGGGTCTGTTTTCCTTTGGGTGATCGGTTTATTCAATAAATACACCTACATGTAGCCGTGCACCAATGTATACAATAGAATAAACTTGATATTTTTCATACTCGAAAAGCGGTGAATATCACGTGCGCCGCGTCAAAATCTAAGCGCGTCCTACATCATACGACATGCAAGCTCTGTCATTGTGGACTGATTTCACTTTTGACCATGACTGAGAGACGACCAATTATCCTTGTTACTGGGGCCAATAGGTACGGTGACCCGAGCATGCATCTTTGTTTCGTGTACGCTGATACGTCATAGCGGAGTGGGATTTGGTGTCTGCCACCGCCTACTCGTCCAGCTTTCTCAAAAATCCCCTCCAGATGCATCTCCAGAGGCACAAAAGCACCCAATTGCATCTCCTGACGATGAAATATCTCCCTTTGTACCCGCCGACGGACTGACTCTGATTCTGGCTTGCCGGAGCGCACAGCGAGCTGAAACAGCACGCACGAATCTATACAAACTTATCGACAAGGAAATAGCAAAGAGCAATACGGCACATGCACAATTATTCAGGAAAAACTTGGACATTGAGATTGTCAAGCTCGATTTGTCAAGCGTGGAGAGTGTATTCGAGTGCGCTGCGGACGTAAGAAAGAGGCGAGTTGCGAGCTCCCGCTACCACACAAAGTAAATAACCTCGAGCTCTCTCCCAGATTCCCGTATATCACCATCTGATTCTCAATGCTGGTGTCGGCGACTTTGTGGGTATAAACTGGCCGCTCGCGATCTGGGAAGTCTGTACACGGTTCAAAACGGCCGTCACAGCACCAGGATTCAAGATCCAAGCTACGGGCAAAATGAGTGATGATGGGTTAGGGTGGGTATGGCAATGCAATGTGTTTGGACATTTTGTTCTTGTAAGCCCACTCCCGTCTCGTTTGTGTCATACGTTGAACTAATTTTGCCATGGTAAAAGGCTCGAGCGCTACGCGAAATGCTCGCTCACAACCCCTTTCGTCTTCCCGCGTACTATGGACAACGTCTCTCGAAGGCCGCCCCTCATTCTTCCCCGGAATCGATGACTACCAGCTCGTCTCCGCCTCTCATTCGTACGAGGCTTCCAAGTACGAGTCGGAGCTTGTTGCCTGCGCACTAGATGAGCTCGAATCGGAGCGTAACAACGGAGTGAGACATTTGGCTGTTCACCCTGGCGTTGCGGGGACGAACATATTTTGGAACATACCGGGTGGTTTTTGGATAAAGTCATGTTTCTTGCATTTTACCTTGTGAGTTCTCGATTCGCTTTCATTTTGCGGCTATATCTAATAGCGGAGTCGGACAGGCGAGGTTGTTTGGTTCTAAACACCACCCTATCCAGACGTATAAAGCTGCTATCTCAGTCGTTCACGTCGCTCTTGTCTCATTGGCCGTTCTTCCTTCGCTCACTACCTTTGGAGCGACAAACGAAAAGTCTGGTCAGCCTCCCGAAGGCGTCTCGGGTGGCAATGAAAAGAGAAGTCGTGCAGAAGATTACTCACCTGTTCGTTATGGGGCAGAAACCAACATATTTGGTACTGGGTATGTTGGAGTCCAGCCAGTAGAGGGATATGAGGAACACAGAGAAGTTGGGAGAGAATTGGTTGCAAGGTGTAACAGGCTGTATAATGCGTTTGAGAAGAAGTTTAAAATGTGAGGATTTGCTATATTAGTAGTACTATAATGATACATCGATGGCTCGTTCGCTTCATGAACTGCATCATTCTTGCTTCCATCACTGGCCGGGTTACGGTGGAATGTAGGAATCTTTCGTGCATTTTCTGGCATCGGACCTTCAAATTCTTTACCCCGCCGGTCCTTCTGTTAAGAGTCAATATAGGCTCAGGGGGTGGCAGAAAGGCTTACGATTGCAAGCTTAGGCAAACTCTCTCCAATCCTTCAAGCATCATACAGGCTTTGCATAAATCGTTACTCGAAATGTATCCGCATCAAACAGGTCTCTGCGTGTTTTGGTCAGCTTTAATACCTTATGTGAAACATAGTGCTTACGTTGCGCCTTGGCCACAGTCTTTGCCTCTTCTCTCAGCTCAAACGCCTCGCCCGAGTGAATTATATCTACGATTGCGCTCGGTCGAGCGCTTCTAGGTCTTTCAAAAACGCCCGAGCGTGGCCCCGATACGCATCCGGAGAATAAATGCATTCAGTCGAAAAATAGTCCAGTTTCTTGAAATGCGCATAAAGTACGATCTCCTTCTCGTATGCGTATTTGAATGGTTTAGAGCGCTATTGTGTCTTCGGATTGGGTAGTGATTTGGGTACATCGGCCCAGCCGGGCAATATCGCCTCAAACTGATTCAATCTCGGGCGTTAGTCAACGAAAAAAGAGTACAAAAGGTGAACGCAACTATTCATGAGAACCGTTTCTGCGATGTCGTCTGCGTTGTGGCCTGTAACTATATGGTCTACCCCAAGTTGAGCGGCTCCGCGATCCAAGGCCTGACGACGGAATACACCACAAAAGGTACCTATATCAAGACTCATTAGCACTGACTCATCGAACCGGGGAAGGAGGTATGTACAATTGTTCTTTCTCCCAACTTGCTCTACAATTTTGTCCATCGTCCAGCCATAGAGCTCGTCATAAGAAAGTATTTTTAGCGGAAGGTCGTACTGCTGCTGGTTCCTCTTGACTGTCTAGGTGGTCGTAAGTCCAAGTCGATCGGCTGGTGGAAAGTAAGATGACAGACCTCGAGGGAATCGTCCCTGTACCCTGATTCCCTCGTCGATTGATAGAAGGAACAATTCCAGGCCATAATTATACCGGTCATTCAAGACCTTCATACAATGCGCCAGAACAGTCGAATCTTGCCCCCCGTTTTAGCCCGAGCTCCAGTCTGTTCAATCATGCAATCGCTCACCCTTTCCTCCCGATGCACCGATAGCCACACGATCGCCCGGTTTGAAAGTTGGCCATCGACAATGGTGTTGTGGACCTGCATCCATCCTTCTTTAATAAACTCGAAGAATCGAGCGGACCTATTGCCCACACATACCTCGGTTCAAAAACTTTGAAAAAGCAATCTTTACATATCTGTTGGCCTGTTTGGGACGCTTGAGAATCGCACGAGTTGTATGGCAGAGTTCACAGGGCCGTGGTGGCATGATGATCGACAGGGATGGGATTTTCGAATGACTCTGGGATGATTAGTCATCATTTACTGACAGAAATTTACGGCCGCGGGTTGGGGATGGTCATGAGATTCCCATGGTTCGACAGACAGACGTATGCAAACTGAGTGGTATGTGAATAAGAAAAAATAACTGGATTTGACAGAGTCTACGTATTACATCTAGCATTGTACTAGTCTATCCAGTCTAAAGCACCGACGAGAGCAGAATAAATACGACAGCGCACTCAGAAGCGATCGCGAGACCACCTATAGACAAATCACGTAGAAAGGATCAGCGACTCTTCCATGCGGGATGAGAGCGATATCGAGTTGGGCTAAGAGAGCGCGTCCAACTGAAAACGGGAAACGCGTTAAGGGCGTAAGATTGGATTCCGCAATAGGAAAAAGTGAGCGAACGCGCGGACGAAAAAGGGAAAGATATGAAAGAATATAAAACAAGACGTACACTTTGTCGAACTTCTGGTTGACGCTCATCAGCTTAGTCTGCATGCCCTGCTCGACGGACATCCAGGGGGTAGGGTTGTTGCGGCGGGTCCCAGACGACTTCAAATTCATATTAGTTTGTTTCAGACTTGGAGCATAGGAGAAAACTTACTGTCAGGGCGAGTAGCCAAACGAGTCATGTACATCCAGCACCGCCGACTGCACCGACAACAACGGCGTAAATGGGGATCGCCTACAGGAGCTCTATCAACTGATGCTCGCCTAGCACCGGCTGAAACTCACCTCAACAGCGAACCAGGTCTCTGGAAAAGAGACTTGCGAGCAGCACCGAGAACCATGGCTAGGGTAGACATGAGTGGGGGTTGGATGCAGAAGGGCAGGGGCGTTTTGGGGGATTTAAATACCCCAGGTTTGACACGATTGAAAATCGGGAACACTCGGCGCTCGGAACCCGGACTCACGCTCTTGGGACCGGGACTGGGACTGTGGGGAAGGGAGCCGCGGAGAATTTTCTTCGGACCAATTCCCGCCTCACCTCCTCGCCTGTGAGCCTACAGCTGGGATCATAACATAGCTTCACGATAATCGCCGGTAATCGCGAATCAAAAGATTGAAAGTCGTGTGTATCTGGTCTTGAGTGTACCAAAAAAGTCTTGTCACGTGACATACTGAAACATCTCGTGACAAACCTTTAAAGGTTTGCTTGTCGGAATTGTTTCATCCTTATCAGTAACAGACTTAGCAGCTTTATCACCGAGCTGAGTTAAACACAGGCCAGGGGGACCTCGGTTAGATGTCTTGCCCAGAAACTGCACCTTCCCCAGCGTTCAGCTATACTCTATATTCACGCACATGCGCTAACCGTCTGGCCAGCTTGAGTAACACAGACTATGAATAGTCAAGAGAAACGCGGTTATCCCGCGTATGTGTGAATGCGCTGTTGCCGCAACCCAGAAGGGGCACCCAAGGAGCCCACAAAACGAATAACAGCCAGAGTCTATTATTTACTTTTGCTCATTTTAGCCTCATTAACAAGCAGCAAGTACATCAAACCCACCCTGAAATTATTATAACATGTCTTCCCTGGATTGATTATGTTCGCATTCGTCAGTTGCTTTTGTTTCACCGAGTTAACATTTTATTACGATCCCATAGTATATGTTAACATCGAGACTGGATGCCGGTTCTAAGCGATTCCCTCGTACTCCTATCTCGATGCTTTGATTGGATAATTTAGTCCAAGCTTATCACTCTTCGGGGATTGTAAAATGATTGCGTATTCATCAGCCAGCCTAACAAATTACATGTACAGTTGAGAGCACCAAATCCATCTAAGCTCCACCAGATAGGGCCAAAATCTTCGTCACCGCATTCTCGGCCATCACGAAGATGGCTCCTTGAGGGTTGCCCATTGGCATGCCAGGTATGATACCCGAGTCGACAACGAACAAGTTGTTTGTGTTCCACACCTTGGTGTTGGCGTCGACGACCGAGCTCGAGGAGCTGGTACCAATCTTGGTCGAACCGACCCAGTGGTTGGAAGAAATCTACCTCTGGGTGACGTGGGTTTCGATAGAAGTAACGTTGTCGGGGGGAGATCAGCGCGAGATTGGGGACCTGCTTGTATGTAGAAAGCACATCGTTGATGGCATTTACCATGACGGCCTTGTCGACGGGATCCCGTGAACCAGGCTTGGTAATTGCACGCATTCTCAAAGACGCATCATTAACACCTGGGAAGGGTTCGTCAATTGAGTTTCGAATGTTACCTGATTAAAAAACTCACCGATACGGCCGACCGAAGTGAGGCCGGTGGAAAGGTACATTGTGATAGTGAACTGCGCCGTTGTATTGTAGGGGTATATTGGGGTGAAGCAGCAAGCTCCTGGACGGGAAGTACCCTGGACATAGCGAGTCTTGCCATCAGAGCCACCGTATGCGCGCCAAAAGTGATTCGGGGCGAGGAACCAGCAAGACACCCGACTGGCTCTGAACGTATAGATTTGCATCAGCAGTGCGTGGGCTCGACCAATAGGCTCCCAGTTGTCATAAGAGTCGACGCTAGGGTGGGTGAAGACCAGGTTGACCGATGGGTTGTCCTTGACGTTCATGCCGACCGGAAGATTGATGTACTGTGACGAAGGTGGAAGGTACTTGGACAGAGCGGAGTTCGCAGCAAAGTACGAGATCTGGTCAGATGGACCAATGCCCGACCCGAACAGAATCTTTGCCGTTCCAAAAGGTCCCGCAGATAGAATAACACGGCCTTCGAGGTAAGTGGATGACTCCGTTCCCGTTGACTACATAGCATAAACATGtgcatgaccaagaagagGTTGGAGACACGTACTGGAGTTCGCAGCAAAGTACGAGATCTGGTCAGATGGACCAATGCCCGACCCGAACAGAATCTTTGCCGTTCCAAAAGGTCCCGCAGATAGAAACACGGCCCTTCGAGGTAAGCTGGATGACTCCGTTCCCGTTGACTACATAGCGCATATAAACATGtgcatgaccaagaagagGTTGGAGACACGTACTGGAGTTGTTATCGGTTTGAACACCTGTGATCTGAGCGCCATTGCGAATGACGGAGAGAACCTTGGTGTTGGTGAGAAGCTTGAAGTTGGATCGAGCCTTGGCCGTCTTGAGATACGTATCCATAGGACCAGTGCGTTTTCCGCCCTTGATCTATTACAAACCAGCGAGGCTCAGAGACTAGTACCGTTTATTACTGGATATACTCACATAGTAGCCTGGGTGACCATATACATGGTCTTTCGCGTTGGGATTATTGTTGATAGTGGTCGCGGAATAGTTCTGCTTGTCCAAGATAGACTTGACAACATCATACACTTGAGTGAGGTAACGTTTTCCATCCGTCGACGGGGTATCTGTTGCAGGCAGTCTAGCCTTGACCTTTTCAAGTGCAGCGTTCGGTATCTGCCATCCACTTGGCCAACCATTTGAAGTGGACCACTCAGTATCAGTTGGGTACCAGTAGAGTCTATAAAAGAGTTAGATCGATCTTCTCTTAGACAGATTTTTAACATACAGTCCGTTAATAGCTGCACCACCGCCGATAAGACAACCTGCGAATGGCTGGACGTCTGGACATTATTACGTCAGCGAACAAATCGATGACAAGCCCCACTTCAACTGACCATCACACCACCAGTATGGTAACGATCCTGAGAACATGGACTCGAACAGACCGGGGATATCGAATTTGGTGAGCTAATCGGGGATCAATGAGCAAGCGAAATCACACCATTAGAAGTAATTCATACGCTTGTTTTGCTCGGCCAGGGCGGAACTTCTTTGCCTCCTGTCTCTGCAGTACTAGGGCCACCACTATCACAATGATAAGTATTTTTCCGTAGCTGAATTTTTGAGGACGTACCGTTCGATCAACAAAACATTCTTTCCAGCTTCCGAGAGACGGTCCGCAACAATGATACCGGCTGCTCCGGCACCAACAACGATATAGTCATACGGCGTGGCTGTAACGACAGGGCCGGCTGTTGTAGTTGGACCGGCTGTAGTTGTTGGGCCAGTTGTAGTAGTCGGTGGCGTAACACTCCCATCCAGGAAATCATCGTAGTTGCTGTAGTGCGCATCGGCGGTGTTGTGTCCCCACATACCAACTTTGTGAACGCATCAGAGTTGGTAATAATTTAGGAGCAGTTTTGATGACTCACAAGTCTGATGTCTGTGAATGTCGACGACGAGCTAGCAGGTGTAGCTGGTGCAGTGGTTCCCTGAGCCCAACCAAAACTTGAACGCCATTCGTTATCATTTGAGTAACACCATTGGCACCACTGGAAATAAGGTTATTCATTATGGATTCTGaaatatatataaagagCAATACTCACGTCCACGATGTGCATCCCTGGCACGGAAGAGCCATTTCCAGTGAGTAGCATTGACACCCGATCCAGCAGTAATGGTAGTGAGCGTAAAGCCGGAGATGACAGTGGGCATAGTATAACCTCTAACCTCGAAACCTTTTAGAGACTGTTTACGATGTAGTTGAAATATACTCACGTAGACATACGAGTTGAAGCCACGATTGAATTGCCATTTGGCCACGCAACCAAGAGCAGATTGCTGTTCATGCCTCCACCAAGAGACCAACCAACCCATTTCGAGGAAATCGGAGCAACGATTTCTCCAACAAATTCAGTAGGGGAAGCGGCCGAAGGGAACGCGGTGCTAAGGCGGATGCCGTGAACGGGATCGACGTAGGATTGGAATGGAATGCCAGTGGCTGGATCAGTCCATGCACCACTTTGTTGTGAGAACGCTATTGCATATGGTAAGTGACACAGAGTTTACGGGTCCAACTGAAGTGCTCACCTGCTCCCACGAGGGGAATGAGAGAGAGGATAAGGCGACCCAGCATGGTCGCCGTTATTCAGAACCAAGTAGAGAGTGAAGGGGAGTGAATTGTCATGAATTCATCCCCATAAGCTGGGTTATATACATCCAGCTCAACCCTATGCATCACCGTTGATAGAGAGATATTCAGACATAACTCCGAGCGGCTTGGTCGGGACGATAGGTGTCACCAATTTCACCAATTTACCAATCGCCATGGCTAGTAACTAGGTAGACATACTTACTTTAAACGACAATAACAGGGCTATCATTGGATTACTCGGGTTCAATTCGGCAAACTAGAAGACCAAAGCCGAGCTTGTGACTTGTCCAGGAAACGGCAGGCAAGAATATGAGTGTCACATGGCTACAGTGATGT is a genomic window containing:
- a CDS encoding GDP-mannose 4,6-dehydratase, which encodes MSTLNVDAKHIPRSSSPFPNTPVTDKKGNEIKTVGYKRFGFDSEVPIDILRSLYLRPHYVATVSGDQEDSQVAQFVTGQFAEYQSKSIYHPQTQSISYTTLSRFPPVKLLPNSEKKRILVTGGAGFVGSHLVDRLMLLGHDVTVLDNFFTGSKTTVSHWVGHPNFEMVRHDVIEPFMIECDQIYHLACPASPPHYQFNAVKTIKTSFMGTLNMLGLAKRTKARFLITSTSEVYGDPEVHPQSEEYWGHVNPIGPRACYDEGKRDGVDVRVARIFNTFGPRMNPYDGRVVSNFIIQALKGEDMTVYGDGQQTRSFQYIHDLVDGLISLMNSDETRPVNIGNQDEFTILKFAEHVRDIVEKVQKEDGTPLKPKNGTDRVNIIHGPMPTDDPQKRRPDTTRAKEVLQWEPKWTVEMGVEEMVRYYKAKMAEGAI
- a CDS encoding GMC oxidoreductase, whose protein sequence is MLGRLILSLIPLVGAAFSQQSGAWTDPATGIPFQSYVDPVHGIRLSTAFPSAASPTEFVGEIVAPISSKWVGWSLGGGMNSNLLLVAWPNGNSIVASTRMSTGYTMPTVISGFTLTTITAGSGVNATHWKWLFRARDAHRGLGMWGHNTADAHYSNYDDFLDGSVTPPTTTTGPTTTAGPTTTAGPVVTATPYDYIVVGAGAAGIIVADRLSEAGKNVLLIERGGPSTAETGGKEVPPWPSKTSLTKFDIPGLFESMFSGSLPYWWCDDVQPFAGCLIGGGAAINGLLYWYPTDTEWSTSNGWPSGWQIPNAALEKVKARLPATDTPSTDGKRYLTQVYDVVKSILDKQNYSATTINNNPNAKDHVYGHPGYYIKGGKRTGPMDTYLKTAKARSNFKLLTNTKVLSVIRNGAQITGVQTDNNSINGNGVIQLTSKGRVSICGTFWNGKDSVRSTGTESSTYLEGRVILSAGPFGTAKILFGSGIGPSDQISYFAANSALSKYLPPSSQYINLPVGMNVKDNPSVNLVFTHPSVDSYDNWEPIGRAHALLMQIYTFRASRVSCWFLAPNHFWRAYGGSDGKTRYVQGTSRPGACCFTPIYPYNTTAQFTITMYLSTGLTSVGRIGVNDASLRMRAITKPGSRDPVDKAVMVNAINDVLSTYKQVPNLALISPRQRYFYRNPRHPEIGTSSSSSVVDANTKVWNTNNLFVVDSGIIPGMPMGNPQGAIFVMAENAVTKILALSGGA